A single genomic interval of Pomacea canaliculata isolate SZHN2017 linkage group LG5, ASM307304v1, whole genome shotgun sequence harbors:
- the LOC112563935 gene encoding zinc finger protein 436-like codes for MVVLTWSCTRQTPRLRGPVRCQDCWRGRGNRLQRPTLWGSGSHPRVQPLTPCSSAPCRYRRPRRCGAGNQCRNCGKTYRQSQHMLRHRRQCEGTFQLQCGTCGEAVVSRQTAGTQCRNCGKTYRQSYNMLRHRRQCEGLLHLQCDLCVPFASVGSRCSHAARATQPPEVRGFGHWSRDRDTSRSRRGAGNQCRNCGKTYRQSHNMLRHRRQCEGTFHLQCAACGKRFFRRDSYMDHLHVHAAPHGRTGGY; via the exons ATGGTAGTTCTCACCTGG TCGTGTACAAGACAGACTCCGCGACTCCGTGGACCAGTCCGATGTCAGGATTGCTGGAGGGGTCGTGGAAATCGCCTTCAGCGACCGACCCTTTGGGGCAGTGGTTCGCACCCGAGAGTGCAGCCGCTGACCCCCTGCAGCTCAGCCCCATGTCGTTATCGGAGACCACGTCGGTGCGGCGCCGGCAACCAGTGTCGCAACTGCGGCAAGACCTACCGACAGTCGCAGCACATGCTGCGGCACCGCCGCCAGTGCGAGGGCACCTTCCAGCTGCAGTGCGGCACATGCG GAGAGGCAGTGGTGTCCAGACAGACCGCCGGCACCCAGTGTCGCAACTGCGGCAAGACGTACCGACAGTCGTACAACATGCTGCGGCACCGGCGCCAGTGCGAGGGCCTGCTGCACCTGCAGTGCGACCTGTGTG TCCCTTTCGCGTCTGTCGGGTCAAGGTGTAGTCACGCGGCACGAGCGACACAGCCACCGGAAGTGAGGGGTTTCGggcactggtcacgtgaccgggACACGTCGAGGAGCCGGCGCGGCGCGGGCAACCAGTGTCGCAACTGCGGCAAGACGTACCGCCAGTCGCACAACATGCTGCGGCACCGGCGCCAGTGCGAGGGCACCTTCCACCTGCAGTGTGCGGCGTGCGGCAAGCGGTTCTTTCGCCGCGACAGCTACATGGATCACCTCCATGTTCACGCCGCTCCACATGGAAGAACCGGGGGCTACTAA